A stretch of Pristis pectinata isolate sPriPec2 chromosome 26, sPriPec2.1.pri, whole genome shotgun sequence DNA encodes these proteins:
- the wrap73 gene encoding WD repeat-containing protein WRAP73, producing the protein MNFSELFKQSNQLCRLSPDGRYSAVCVQYRLVIRDVHTLQVLHLYTCLDQIQYVEWSADSLFLLCAMYKRGLVQVWSLEQPDWHCKIDEGSAGLVASRWSPDGRHILNTTEFHLRITVWSLCTKSVSYIKYPKACQHGMDFTKDGRYMALAERRDCKDYISIFVCSELQLLRHFETETQDLAGIEFSPNGCVLAVWDSCLEYKVLLFSLDGRLLSTYSAYEWSLGVKSVAWSPSSQFLAIGSYDEKVRILNHVTWRKIVELEHLPTIKDSKSVIYKEVESCPDNSTGVLSLPPLATGASSLFSSESKYEICQPPVQVPIVKPDPDRANPKLGVGMIAFSPDNRFLATRNDNMPNTVWIWDAQKLKQFVVLEQVSAVRSFQWDPCRARLAICTGSNKVYLWSPAGCLSVQVPAEGSFQVLSLHWHPSGDSLMLMSKDQMCMCYLETGDES; encoded by the exons GCAGTTTGTGTCCAGTACCGACTGGTAATCCGTGATGTGCATACCTTGCAAGTCCTGCATTTGTATACATGTTTGGACCAGATTCAATATGTTGAGTGGTCAGCAGACTCTCTCTTCCTCTTGTGTGCCATGTACAAGCGTGGACTCGTACAG GTCTGGTCCTTGGAGCAGCCTGATTGGCACTGCAAGATTGACGAAGGATCTGCCGGGTTAGTGGCCTCGCGCTGGAGTCCAGATGGACGTCACATTCTCAATACTACAGAGTTCCAT CTGAGAATCACTGTCTGGTCGTTGTGCACCAAATCTGTATCTTATATCAAGTATCCCAAAGCTTGTCAGCATG GGATGGATTTCACCAAGGATGGCCGCTACATGGCGCTGGCAGAGAGACGGGACTGCAAGGATTACATCAGTATCTTCGTGTGCAGTGAGCTGCAGCTGCTGCGG CACTTTGAAACTGAGACTCAGGACCTCGCTGGTATTGAATTTTCACCCAATGGCTGTGTGCTGGCAGTCTGGGACTCCTGTTTGGAG TATAAAGTCCTTTTATTCTCATTGGATGGGCGCTTGCTGTCCACCTACAGTGCATATGAGTGGTCTCTTGGTGTGAAATCTGTTGCATGGAGTCCAAGCAGCCAGTTTCTGGCCATTGGTAGCTATGATGAAAAG GTAAGAATTTTAAACCATGTGACTTGGAGAAAGATTGTGGAATTGGAACACCTTCCAACCATCAAAGATTCAAAAAGT GTTATATATAAGGAGGTTGAAAGTTGCCCAGACAATAGCACTGGTGTTTTGTCTTTACCTCCACTTGCAACTGGAGCTAGTTCCTTGTTCAGCTCAGAAAGTAAAT ATGAGATTTGCCAGCCTCCAGTTCAAGTCCCTATAGTGAAGCCTGATCCAGATCGAGCAAATCCTAAATTAGGTGTTGGGATGATTGCTTTCAGTCCAGACAACCGTTTCTTGGCAACCAGAAACG ATAACATGCCAAACACTGTGTGGATATGGGATGCTCAGAAGCTGAAGCAATTTGTGGTTTTGGAGCAAGTATCTGCTGTGAGATCCTTCCAGTGGGATCCATGTAGAGCCCGCTTGGCCATCTGTACTGGCAGCAACAAGGTGTACCTGTGGTCTCCTGCAGGATGTCTGTCTGTGCAAGTACCAGCAGAAG gaaGTTTCCAGGTTTTATCATTGCACTGGCATCCCAGTGGAGACTCTTTAATGCTGATGAGTAAGGATCAAATGTGTATGTGTTATTTGGAAACTGGAGATGAAAGTTAA